Proteins from one Sordaria macrospora chromosome 1, complete sequence genomic window:
- a CDS encoding mitochondrial 54S ribosomal protein mL53, translated as MLTRFITDVSTRFNPFSPKAKAARLFLSFLPPNARSDGMNITTQLLPRNSTESPLLYVKFKDGKEMNIDVENMGIKSIVEEVDRHSRILQKQSDLNDG; from the exons ATGCTCACCCGCTTCATCACCGACGTATCAACGCGCTTCAACCCTTTCTCGCCCAAGGCTAAGGCCGCCCGCCtgttcctctccttcctgccTCCCAACGCCCGCTCCGATGGCatgaacatcaccacccagcTTCTGCCGCGGAACTCTACCGAGAGTCCTCTGCTCTATGTCAAGTTCA AGGACGGCAAGGAAATGAACATTGACGTTGAGAACATGGGCATCAAGAGCAtcgtcgaggaggtggatCGCCACTCTCGTATCCTCCAGAAGCAGTCCGACTTGAACGACGGTTAA